One window from the genome of Pararhizobium gei encodes:
- a CDS encoding EamA family transporter — protein MELWIAITFAAAFMQNIRSVLQKHLKGVLGTTGATFVRFGYGAPFALFYLGLLVFALDRPLPVPDRHFFLWALIGGLAQIAATFLLVHLFSFRNFAVGTAYSRTEPAQAAVFGLIFLGEAASRGTLLAIAISVVGVMVISVARTPLSVRSLATSVFTPTAGIGLLSGTFFGLSAVSYRAASLALSPSLPQPDFIMQAGFTLGFVILLQTTVMLVWILMREPQELRRIAVAWRPGLLVGFAGASASFGWFMAMTLQQAAIVKVVAQVEMVFTFASAVFVFRERINSLEVVGCLLIVLGVVMLVVV, from the coding sequence ATGGAACTCTGGATCGCCATAACCTTCGCCGCTGCGTTTATGCAGAATATACGCTCTGTATTGCAGAAGCACCTGAAAGGTGTCCTGGGCACGACCGGCGCGACTTTCGTGCGCTTCGGGTATGGAGCCCCTTTTGCTCTGTTCTATCTCGGGCTGCTCGTTTTTGCGTTAGACCGTCCGCTCCCCGTGCCGGACCGCCATTTCTTTCTGTGGGCGCTCATTGGTGGCCTGGCGCAGATCGCCGCAACCTTTCTGCTGGTCCATTTGTTTTCGTTCAGAAACTTTGCCGTTGGCACAGCCTATTCGCGCACGGAGCCGGCACAGGCGGCAGTTTTCGGCCTGATTTTCCTCGGTGAGGCAGCCAGTCGCGGCACATTGCTGGCGATTGCCATTTCCGTGGTTGGCGTCATGGTCATTTCGGTGGCGCGCACGCCTTTGTCAGTCCGGTCGCTGGCCACCTCGGTCTTCACCCCGACCGCAGGCATCGGGCTTTTGTCCGGCACCTTCTTTGGCCTGTCGGCAGTGTCTTACCGCGCTGCGTCACTGGCCCTTTCGCCAAGCCTGCCGCAGCCGGATTTCATCATGCAGGCCGGCTTCACACTCGGTTTCGTTATTCTCCTGCAGACGACAGTCATGCTCGTGTGGATCCTGATGCGAGAGCCGCAGGAACTGCGGCGCATCGCAGTCGCCTGGCGGCCGGGACTGCTGGTGGGTTTTGCCGGCGCCTCGGCGTCGTTCGGCTGGTTCATGGCCATGACGCTGCAGCAGGCGGCAATCGTCAAGGTGGTGGCACAGGTGGAGATGGTATTTACCTTCGCCTCGGCCGTCTTCGTGTTCCGGGAGCGTATCAATAGTCTCGAAGTCGTCGGCTGTCTCCTGATCGTTCTGGGTGTCGTCATGCTGGTGGTTGTATAG
- a CDS encoding sterol desaturase family protein, translating to MDAVFELLVLLAAIYAVTVAIYFILGFGISWMNDRNPERRIQKTRRGEIRKAAEIRQSMASILVTCVSVAIGLFAQYKGWTMTAWDFSWWTAVPLFILCMILFDAWFYFAHRLLHTKFFYKYHALHHRSVAPTAWSNDSIGLVDTAMSQGYYAVVLFVVPFPPVIVLAHRLFDQINGTFGHAGFEYFASKTARYPSPMLCTTYHDQHHAQFRYNYANFFSFWDRIMGTISPVYDSKVEALEATLPPLSLKVPPRAPVSPSHGDTA from the coding sequence ATGGATGCAGTATTCGAATTACTCGTTTTGCTGGCGGCAATCTACGCCGTGACGGTAGCGATCTATTTCATCCTGGGATTCGGCATAAGCTGGATGAACGATCGAAATCCGGAGCGGCGCATTCAAAAGACCCGGCGGGGCGAAATTCGCAAGGCTGCCGAAATCCGCCAGAGCATGGCCTCCATCCTGGTGACATGCGTGAGTGTGGCGATCGGCCTTTTTGCCCAGTACAAGGGCTGGACAATGACGGCCTGGGACTTCAGCTGGTGGACGGCAGTGCCCCTGTTCATCCTCTGCATGATCCTGTTCGATGCCTGGTTCTACTTCGCCCACCGCTTGCTTCACACGAAGTTCTTCTACAAATATCATGCGCTGCACCACAGGAGCGTAGCACCCACAGCCTGGAGCAACGATTCCATCGGGCTCGTGGATACGGCAATGTCCCAGGGCTATTATGCCGTCGTGCTATTCGTGGTGCCGTTTCCGCCGGTGATCGTTCTGGCCCATCGCCTGTTCGATCAGATCAACGGCACCTTCGGCCATGCCGGGTTCGAATATTTCGCGTCGAAGACGGCGCGGTATCCCTCGCCGATGCTGTGCACGACCTATCACGACCAGCATCACGCCCAGTTCAGATATAATTACGCGAATTTTTTCTCGTTCTGGGATCGCATCATGGGCACGATCTCACCGGTCTACGACAGCAAGGTCGAGGCGCTGGAGGCGACCCTGCCGCCGCTCAGCCTGAAGGTACCACCGCGCGCACCGGTCTCTCCGTCGCACGGCGATACAGCCTGA
- the argB gene encoding acetylglutamate kinase codes for MSLSESEIQADLLAKALPYMQRYENKTIVVKYGGHAMGNAELGKAFAADIALLKQSGVNPIVVHGGGPQIGAMLTKMGIESKFEGGLRVTDAKTVEIVEMVLAGSINKEIVALINQTGEWAIGLCGKDGNMVFAEKAKKTIKDPDSNIERVLDLGFVGEIVEVDRTLLDLLARSEMIPVIAPVAPGRDGHTYNINADTFAGAIAGALNATRLLFLTDVPGVLDRQGELIKELSVSQANALIADGTISGGMIPKVETCIQAIKAGVQGVVILNGKTAHSVLLEIFTEQGAGTLIVP; via the coding sequence ATGTCCTTATCCGAGAGCGAAATTCAGGCAGACCTTCTCGCCAAGGCACTGCCGTATATGCAGCGTTACGAAAACAAAACGATCGTCGTCAAATATGGCGGCCACGCCATGGGCAACGCGGAACTGGGCAAGGCCTTCGCTGCAGATATCGCGCTTTTGAAGCAGTCCGGCGTCAACCCGATCGTGGTTCACGGCGGTGGCCCGCAGATCGGCGCCATGCTGACCAAAATGGGCATCGAATCAAAATTCGAGGGCGGTCTGCGTGTGACCGACGCCAAAACCGTCGAGATTGTCGAGATGGTCCTCGCCGGCTCGATCAATAAGGAAATCGTTGCGCTGATCAATCAGACGGGCGAATGGGCGATCGGGCTTTGCGGCAAGGATGGCAATATGGTGTTTGCCGAAAAAGCCAAGAAGACGATAAAGGACCCGGATTCCAACATCGAGCGCGTTCTCGACCTCGGTTTCGTCGGAGAAATCGTCGAAGTTGATCGCACTCTGCTCGATCTGCTGGCGCGCTCCGAAATGATACCGGTTATCGCCCCCGTCGCGCCGGGCCGGGACGGGCATACCTATAATATCAACGCCGATACGTTTGCCGGCGCGATTGCTGGCGCGCTCAACGCCACCCGGTTGCTTTTTCTGACCGATGTCCCGGGGGTTCTCGACAGGCAGGGCGAGCTCATCAAGGAGCTTTCCGTTTCGCAGGCGAATGCGCTGATTGCGGACGGAACGATTTCCGGTGGCATGATCCCGAAGGTCGAGACCTGCATCCAGGCCATCAAGGCAGGCGTTCAGGGCGTCGTCATCCTCAACGGCAAGACCGCGCATTCGGTGCTGCTGGAAATCTTCACGGAGCAGGGTGCGGGAACGCTGATCGTGCCCTGA
- a CDS encoding sterol desaturase family protein — MASRFFHFELPTLYGTFPTGWLYGRVLRPMSDELFYLAFLLAFYALTVVTYFALGYSLTWLNERNPERKIQKGRGSGKRRRAEIRQSLASMFSACLPLTIGLYAQQKGWTPMPWDFSWWTAVPLFILCMFLYDTWFYFMHRLLHTKWLYPLHALHHRSVAPTIWSTYSEDVLDNFLLQSFSAVVVFIVPFPPAILIGHRLFEHFNGMFGHAGFEYFAASAARYPSPMLCTTFHDQHHSAFRYNYGNYFSFWDRMMGTIAPHYDQTVKTFEDEVPSVRMRQATTPDQAASEKSA, encoded by the coding sequence ATGGCTTCGCGTTTTTTCCACTTTGAATTGCCGACCCTGTATGGCACGTTTCCAACTGGATGGCTCTACGGAAGGGTGCTGCGGCCGATGTCGGATGAATTGTTTTATCTCGCATTCCTGTTGGCATTTTATGCTCTGACGGTCGTGACATATTTCGCGCTCGGCTACAGCCTGACTTGGTTGAACGAGCGCAATCCGGAGCGGAAAATCCAGAAGGGCCGTGGTTCCGGGAAGCGTCGCAGGGCGGAAATCCGCCAGAGCCTGGCCTCGATGTTCAGCGCTTGCTTGCCGCTGACGATCGGCCTCTATGCCCAGCAAAAAGGCTGGACGCCGATGCCATGGGATTTTAGCTGGTGGACTGCAGTCCCGCTCTTCATCCTCTGCATGTTTCTCTACGACACCTGGTTTTATTTCATGCACCGGCTGCTGCACACGAAATGGCTCTATCCGTTGCATGCGTTGCATCATAGAAGCGTCGCGCCGACGATCTGGAGTACCTATTCCGAGGATGTTCTTGACAATTTCCTGTTGCAGAGTTTTTCCGCCGTAGTCGTCTTCATCGTTCCGTTTCCACCGGCTATCTTGATAGGACACCGGCTTTTCGAGCATTTCAACGGCATGTTCGGTCATGCGGGCTTCGAATATTTTGCGGCGTCGGCGGCACGCTATCCCTCGCCGATGCTGTGCACGACCTTCCACGATCAGCACCATTCCGCCTTCCGCTACAATTACGGCAATTACTTCTCGTTCTGGGATCGGATGATGGGCACGATCGCGCCGCATTACGACCAGACCGTGAAGACCTTCGAGGATGAGGTGCCGTCCGTGCGGATGAGGCAAGCCACCACCCCGGATCAGGCTGCTTCGGAAAAATCGGCCTGA
- a CDS encoding pyrimidine 5'-nucleotidase, whose protein sequence is MASIDRLPTAQDFAHVSDWVFDLDNTLYPHHVNLFGQIDRNMTAFVATLLGMEPGDAKALQKQYYRDHGTTLQGLMLHHGIDPNDFLEKAHAIDYGIVPADPALGEAIKALPGRKFIFTNGSVMHAEKTARALGILDHFDDIFDIVAAGYLPKPAGDTYHKFMGLHSVDTRHAAMFEDLPRNLVVPKELGMTTVLLVPRNFEYEFAEAWEKTSQEEDDQIDFVTENLTAFLTQIIASE, encoded by the coding sequence ATGGCCTCCATCGACAGATTACCGACCGCGCAGGATTTTGCCCATGTCTCCGACTGGGTTTTTGATCTCGACAACACGCTTTACCCGCATCACGTCAATCTGTTTGGACAGATAGACCGAAACATGACGGCTTTCGTTGCGACGCTTCTCGGCATGGAGCCTGGTGACGCCAAGGCCTTGCAAAAGCAATACTACCGGGATCACGGTACGACCCTGCAGGGACTGATGCTGCACCACGGGATCGATCCGAACGACTTTCTGGAAAAAGCCCATGCGATCGACTATGGCATCGTTCCCGCCGATCCCGCGCTGGGCGAGGCCATCAAGGCGCTTCCGGGACGCAAATTCATCTTTACCAACGGCAGCGTCATGCATGCTGAAAAGACCGCGCGGGCGCTCGGCATTCTCGATCATTTCGATGATATTTTCGACATTGTCGCAGCCGGCTACCTCCCGAAGCCCGCCGGCGATACCTATCACAAGTTCATGGGTCTCCATAGCGTCGATACCCGGCATGCGGCCATGTTCGAGGACCTGCCCCGCAATCTCGTGGTGCCGAAGGAACTGGGGATGACGACAGTGCTTCTGGTGCCGCGCAATTTCGAATATGAATTTGCCGAAGCCTGGGAAAAGACCTCGCAGGAAGAAGACGATCAGATCGATTTTGTTACCGAGAATCTGACGGCTTTCCTGACGCAAATCATTGCTTCGGAATGA
- a CDS encoding EF-hand domain-containing protein, whose translation MRKNTLILGVVATSLALTGFVAPTFAARQKPTPEQRAEWMMKRLDTNGDSKVSLDEVQAQAASAFKTFDADGNGQVTRDEIKAKRQAFREARKEMRAAGGKSGDKTVAMEKLREMRPAMMPGMRAKMFKRVDTDNNGSLSLAEVSEQAGKMFKRRDVNGDGFIDAGDFTRKI comes from the coding sequence ATGCGGAAAAATACCTTGATTCTCGGCGTAGTCGCGACCAGCCTGGCTTTGACCGGCTTCGTCGCCCCCACATTCGCCGCCCGGCAGAAGCCGACACCGGAACAGCGGGCCGAATGGATGATGAAGCGCCTCGACACCAATGGCGACAGCAAAGTCTCGCTTGACGAGGTCCAGGCACAGGCTGCCAGTGCCTTCAAGACCTTCGACGCCGACGGCAATGGCCAGGTGACGCGAGACGAGATCAAGGCCAAGCGCCAGGCTTTCCGTGAAGCCCGCAAGGAAATGCGTGCCGCCGGAGGCAAGTCCGGCGATAAAACGGTAGCGATGGAAAAGCTCAGGGAGATGCGCCCGGCCATGATGCCCGGGATGCGGGCCAAGATGTTCAAGCGGGTGGATACCGACAACAATGGCTCGCTCAGCCTCGCCGAAGTTTCGGAGCAGGCCGGAAAGATGTTCAAACGGCGCGATGTCAATGGCGATGGCTTTATTGATGCCGGGGATTTCACCCGCAAGATCTGA